One segment of Salvelinus alpinus chromosome 1, SLU_Salpinus.1, whole genome shotgun sequence DNA contains the following:
- the LOC139539974 gene encoding glucocorticoid receptor-like, translated as MGTVSFGQSLKDLDVNERLLGDNTLDILRDLDLPGSLSDLNEFYLADEAAFLSSLSVDDALLGDGNMETEPIVSSSGGNCKNVKGADQIRQQLGPGISMPVIKTEKDADTSFIQLYTPGVIKQENERQSYCQISSLDIPGTHSSVGSMSGLSYHYGANTSMAVRVQQDQKPVFGLYPPLPSVSDGWNRGQEFGDGSGMSTPSSSSFPVSFSRNLKQEEKVKRSS; from the coding sequence ATGGGGACAGTCAGCTTTGGACAGTCACTGAAGGACTTGGATGTCAATGAGAGGCTCCTTGGTGACAATACGCTGGACATTCTGCGGGATTTGGACTTGCCTGGCTCTCTGTCAGACCTGAATGAGTTTTACCTGGCTGACGAGGCCGCTTTCCTTTCCTCCCTGTCAGTGGATGATGCCCTGCTCGGTGACGGCAACATGGAAACCGAGCCCATAGTCAGTAGCAGTGGGGGAAACTGTAAAAATGTGAAGGGTGCGGACCAGATTCGGCAGCAACTGGGCCCAGGGATCTCCATGCCTGTCATCAAGACAGAGAAGGACGCTGACACCTCCTTCATCCAGCTTTACACCCCAGGTGTAATCAAGCAGGAGAACGAGCGCCAGAGCTACTGTCAGATATCCAGCCTGGACATACCTGGTACCCACAGCTCGGTGGGCTCCATGAGTGGGCTGAGTTACCACTACGGCGCAAACACATCGATGGCAGTGCGCGTACAACAGGATCAGAAGCCTGTCTTTGGCCTGTATCCGCCACTGCCCTCAGTCAGTGATGGCTGGAACAGAGGCCAGGAATTTGGGGATGGATCAGGGATGTCAACTCCATCCAGCTCATCTTTTCCTGTCAGCTTCAGCAG